Genomic segment of Candidatus Aegiribacteria sp.:
GCATTCGGCTCATGTCGCTGCCGAGAATTTCCATTGTGTCAAATAGAGGGGTAGAAACCTTCTTCCCGCTCATCGCGACGTAAAATGGCTGGGTGAGATGCTTCATCTTTATATCCAGTTTGTCTGCGACCTTTTTGAAGGATTCGTAAATGCATTCCTTGCTGAATGACAGCATCCCCTCGAGTTCCCAGAGAACGATCTGCAGGATCTCGCACGATTGCGTTTCTGACAGATCCTTCAGAATAAGATCTTCGGCAGAGAGCGGAACCTTGCCGCAGAAGAAATGACTCGTCATCTCTCCCCAGTCGGAAAGGGCATTCAGCCTCCCTTTTGAAATTTCAAGTATTTTTCTGAAGTGATCTCTGTTCAATCCCCATTCAACCAGTCTTTCAAGAAGCTGCTCTGTTGTGAAATCCTCTCTGATGTACTTACCGTTAAGCCACAGGAGTTTATCCAGGTCGAAGACAGGTCCTCCAAGGCTGATATCCTCCAGTCTGAAATTCTCGATCATCTCTTCGACAGAGAATTTCTCTTTGTCATCTGACAGATGCCAGCCCAGCATACCGATGAAGTTAAGCAGGGCTTCGGGAAGGATACCGTTCTTTCTGTACCATTCAATCGAGACAGGATTCTTTCTTTTCGAGAGTTTACTTTTATCCTTGTTCCGGAGCAGAGGTAGATGGCAGTATACCGGCGGTTCCCATCCGAAGTACTGATAGAGCAGAACATGTTTCGGTACGGAATTTATCCACTCTTCACCTCTGATGATATGAGAGATCTTCATCAGGTGGTCATCAACGACGACGGCAAGGTGATATGTCGGGTATCCATCAGCTTTCATAATCACCTGATCGTCAATCGATTCCCAGTCCTTCTCTATTTTTCCTCTCAGCAGGTCAACAAATACACATTTTCCCTCAAGAGGAACCTTCATCCGAACAACGAAATTCTCACCTGCTTCAATTCTCCTGGTGGCTTCCTCCGGAGGAATGGCTCTGCATTTACGGTCATAGCCGCTGCCTGCCCCTGACTTCTGACAATCTTTCCTCAGTTCTGCGAGACGTTCCTTCGTGCAGAAGCATGGATACGCATACCCCTCCGCAACAAGCCTGTTGATATACTCCTGGTATATTTCCAGCCTTTCACTTTGCCGATACGGTCCGAATTGCCCGCCGATCTCAGGACCTTCATCCCATTCCAGACCGAGCCACCTTAGTGAATCGATTATCGATTTCTCGTATTCGGGTGAAGATCGCTCTCTGTCAGTATCCTCTATTCTAAGAATAAAAGATCCATTGTTCTTTCTGGCCCAGACGTACCCGAAGAGAGCCTGATAGGCGGTACCCACATGGGGATCACCGGTGGGAGACGGAGCCAGTCGAGTTCTTACTTCTTGAACAGTCATTAATACCTTCCTGAAATTCACATTGCCATATCTCATCAGGCTACAATATAAGCGCTCTGACATTGAGAGTAACTATCAAGATATGTTGCACGGTGGTAGGAAACTATACAGCCGGCAGGATGATGTTCCGGGATCTCCCGGGAACCACAAGCTTCTGTTAATGCAGGTTTCCTGAGATAGAAGTCGGTTAGAAACTCTGCAATCGGGCTTCATGGGTGAGGTTTGTCCATATGTGGAGTTTTCGCAGGAATCGTGTGTTGCTTCATTCTTCATCCTTGACAGCTGCGGATTTCGTGTAGTATGGTCTATTTTGGATGGTAAAATTGGATGATATTGCGTCGTATATGTTGTTTTGGGTAACCAGGATTCCTACCGCGAATATCAAACGAGCCTGAAGGGAAATTCCAATGTTATTGTTCACTGTATATTCATTACTTGCTACAGCGGTGATTGCATTCGCATCAAGCTCCGAAGGAGCGCAGGATGATACGGATGCCATAACTCTCACTGTCGTTAACCATTGGCCTATTTACGAATGCTCTGTTTATGGACTCGATGTCTGGGAGAACGGATCATCCATGGGTGTAGCCTTCTGCACCTACGATAGTGATTCATTACTCAGTTTCGATCCGGAAGACTGGAATAATATCTCTTCCCTGGGTCCTCTAGCTGCGTCAAACAACAATAGTTACGGCGTGGCGGTCAACGATAATCTGACCAGCCCGCCGGTATGGGTCACATCAAATATGAATGACACGCTATTCTACACAGATGATAATTTCGTCACCTGGAACAGCTTTAACCATCCCGGTGGAGGTACTCAAGCTTATGATATGGATTTCGACGGCAGTCATTACTGGGTAACAAATGGATCCAACTCTGTAACCCGTTTCCAGATAAGTGGTAGCTCGCAGAACTTCACTCTGCATGAACTGGGGGGTACTGCAAGACTCCTTTGTGTTTTTCCGTATCAGTTAAGTTTCGGACTGGCGGTTGCCCGCAGAACAGGGTTATTACACTTTTACTCCTGGAATGAAGCTTCTCTGGATTATCTTGGAAATTGTGATTTCCCTACCGGCTACTGGGACTCTTATGGGCTTGCTTTCAGTGAATCGCGCGACACAATGTTCTGGAGCTATTCAACGGCCTCGGGAATTCCCTGCATATACGAGCTGAATCTGGGAATCGAAGTGTCGCTGAATCACTCCACCTGGGGAGCAATTAAAGCGTCATATTAATTCAGGATGCTTCTAAAGGAAAGTTGGATTTGAACATAGTCATAATAAAGGAACATCCGCTTCAAATGAAACTCATATACTTTGTTCGCCATTCCCGCGAGACCGTTACAAATCTCACGAAGCGATTCCGCTCTTGCTAAATGACAGAACAGCATTGATACAAGATGGGTCCACGAAGTGAACCCTTTTGCATTACGTTCTGTCTTACAACGTTTTACATGTCCACTGAAGATATTGCGTGAAAGCTGCTGAAGTACCTGGCTGAAGAAACTAAGATTCCTTATCATACTTATGTGTCCTTCAATTGTTTAGGTGTATTTAGTTATCATCCGGACATGAGCAGAAATGCTCATGAAGTGAAGGGCACGCTTACTCAATCAGAAAGTTATTTTGGATATGCCTGTGTCAATGCAATAAACCTAGATACTGAAGTAGCTCTCCGCATTTCTAAGGAATCAGGGATCAGCAGGTAGAGAAGAAATTCTTATTTCCACTTATGGATTACTACTATTAAACAATAGCAAACCAACCCACATTACCATGTCTCATCAGTTTTCAGTATAAGCACAATTATCCTGAAAAAGCAGGTGTGTTTGAAAAGTTTGTTCAGGGAATATCACCTGTTTTCATTTATGAGTATGTGATATTGTTGTTACTCTGTATCTGTAAATTAGTGAGAGGATTCAGCCACTTGAAAGGACAATCTGAAGAGCAATGAAACTCGAAGAATTTCAGGCAAAGAAACTGTTCAGAGAACATGGCATCCCCACTCCTGCCGGGATAATGGTGACCTCAGCAGTTGAAGCGGAGACCGCTGCTCAGGAAATTGGATGCCCCGTTGTGATCAAAGCTCAGGTTCAGGCAGGCGGAAGAGGAAAAGCCGGGGGTGTAAAACTCGCTGAGAATCCTGCTGAAGCCCGCAGGGCAGCAGATGCAATACTTGGAATGAAAATAAAAGATCTTGTGGTTCAAAGGGTGCTTGTGGATCCTGCAGTATCAATTGCAGGTGAATACTACATTGGCATAACAATTGACAGAAGAAAGAAAATCCCGGTGATGATGGCTTCCGCATCCGGAGGAGTCGACATAGAGAGAGTCGCTTCGGAAACACCTGAAAAGATCATTTTCCAGGACATCAATCCTGAGAGAGGTTTGCGATCGTTTGAAGCTAAACAGGTAGCTTTCCAGTTGTTTGATGATAAAAAAAAGGCTCTGGCAACATCAGCAATAATGGTGAAGCTCTGGAAGTGTTTCAGGAATGTAGACGCATCTCTTGCGGAGATCAACCCGCTCGCTGAGCTTTCGGACGGTTCCATTCTTGCTCTCGATGCGAAAATAGTACTGGATGAAAATGCCATGTACAAACATCTTGAACTGGAAGAGTTAAGGCTGCCTACTCCATCCGAGGAGAAGGAACTTGAAGCAACCAGACACGGATTGAGCTATGTGCAACTCGATGGAGAAATTGGCTGCATGGTGAACGGAGCCGGTCTTGCCATGGCTACTATGGATATCATCAAGCATCTGGGAGGAACACCTGCGAATTTCCTCGATATTGGAGGCAGTTCCAGCCCGGAAAAGGTTGTTCATGCAATGGAGCTTCTGGTATCAGATAAAAACGTGAAAGCTATTTTCATAAATGTTTTCGGCGGTATTACACGTTGTGACGATGTCGCAAACGGGCTTGTCAAAGCTCTGGGACAGATAAATACGGACCTGCCCCTTGTTGTTCGGCTTACAGGAACAAATGAAGAGGAAGGGAGAAAAATTCTTTCCGATTTCGGCATAAGTGCAACAGGAGACATGACCGAAGGAGCTCTTAAGGCGATTAACCTTGCCGCAATGGGGGGTGGCAGCTGATGAGCATACTGATAAATCAACTTACACGGGTAATGGTTCAGGGTCTTGGCCGTGACGGATCCTTTCACGCGGTGGAAATGAAAAAGTACGGGACGAACGTCGTTGCCGGAGTGCATCCGGGAAAAGGCGGGACATATCTTGAAGGATTTCCGGTGTTCAACACCGCACAGGAAGCTGTTGAGGAAACCGAAGCTGAATGCAGCGTGATTTTTGTACCTGCGCCCTTTGCCGAGGACGCGATTCTGGCTGCTGCGAACGCCGGGATAAATCTTGTAGTTGCTGTCACGGAAGGAATCCCTGTTCTGGATGTGTCAGGCGTTCTGATGGAACTGAATGAACTTGGAACTCGTCTGATTGGTCCGAACAGCCCCGGTCTTATCTCACCGGGGGAATCAAAAGTCGGAATCATGCCTGGAGGAATATTTCAACGCGGACCTGTAGGCGTTATCTCCAGAAGCGGAACGCTTACATACGAAGTCGTTAATCAGCTTACCGCTGCCGGTTTCGGGCAATCAACCGCTATCGGCATGGGCGGAGACCCGATTATCGGCATGAAGTACAACGACTATTTAGAACTGCTCGAAAGCGATGGAGACACTGAAGCTGTAGTAATTGTTGGAGAAATAGGCGGTTCTGATGAGCAGGATGCCGCAGCCTTCGTTAAAGAAAAAATCACGAAACCGGTTGTCGGTTACATTGTTGGAAGAAGCGCACCCCCCGGAAAGAGAATGGGGCATGCGGGTGCAATTGTTGAAGGTGCTTCCGGCACTGCAGCGGCGAAGGTTGAAGTTCTCAGAGATCATGGTATACCTGTTGCGGATACAGTCGAGCACATTGTTAAACTAATCAGTGAGAAGCTGGGAGGTTGAAATTGAGAGAAATTGACGTTGCTTCCGTCATAAAAGCGGTCAAAGATCTCAGCATCAGCACGAATATCTATCTCGGTGATGACGTGAAGAATGCACTGAGAGAAGCTCTTAAAAAGGAAGAGTCTCCTCTTGGGCGGGAGATTCTCCAGGTGATTCTGGAGAATCATGAGATATCTGAGCGTGAGAAAATGCCAATCTGTCAGGATACAGGAGTAGCAATTGTGTTCCTGGAGGTCGGTCAGGAAGTTCATTTCATCGGAGGAGCCCTTGAAGATGCCATAAACGAAGGTGTGCGGCAAGGTTACGCTGAAGGTTACCTTCGCAAATCCATCGTCGATGATCCTGTGTTGAAGAGGAAAAACACAAACGACAATACACCTGCGATCATTTACACAAGGATTGTACCGGGAGACAAAGTAAGGATACAGTTCGCTCCCAAGGGCGGCGGCGCGGAGAATATGAGCGAAGTTCGCATGATGACAGCGGCGCATGGTATTGAAGGAGTAAAGGATTTCGTTGTTGACAGAGTATCGAGATCCGGTGGTAATCCCTGTCCTCCAATAGTAGTAGGTGTTGGAATAGGAGGGAGTTTCGAGCGATGCGCCATGCTCGCGAAAGAGGCTCTTTTCCGGACAATTGGTGAACCCAATCCGGATCCCGAATTCAACGAGGTTGAAAAGGAGCTTCTTCGAAGGATAAATAACCTCGGTATTGGACCACAGGGGCTCGGCGGAAGGACAACCGCTCTTGCTGTACATATTAAGACTGTTCCATGTCATATTGCTTCCATGCCTGTTGCTGTTAACATTCAATGCCATGTCAGTCGGCATGGCGAAACAATAATCTAGAAAAGGAGGAGATTGCATTGAAGACAGT
This window contains:
- the sucC gene encoding ADP-forming succinate--CoA ligase subunit beta, whose product is MKLEEFQAKKLFREHGIPTPAGIMVTSAVEAETAAQEIGCPVVIKAQVQAGGRGKAGGVKLAENPAEARRAADAILGMKIKDLVVQRVLVDPAVSIAGEYYIGITIDRRKKIPVMMASASGGVDIERVASETPEKIIFQDINPERGLRSFEAKQVAFQLFDDKKKALATSAIMVKLWKCFRNVDASLAEINPLAELSDGSILALDAKIVLDENAMYKHLELEELRLPTPSEEKELEATRHGLSYVQLDGEIGCMVNGAGLAMATMDIIKHLGGTPANFLDIGGSSSPEKVVHAMELLVSDKNVKAIFINVFGGITRCDDVANGLVKALGQINTDLPLVVRLTGTNEEEGRKILSDFGISATGDMTEGALKAINLAAMGGGS
- the sucD gene encoding succinate--CoA ligase subunit alpha — its product is MSILINQLTRVMVQGLGRDGSFHAVEMKKYGTNVVAGVHPGKGGTYLEGFPVFNTAQEAVEETEAECSVIFVPAPFAEDAILAAANAGINLVVAVTEGIPVLDVSGVLMELNELGTRLIGPNSPGLISPGESKVGIMPGGIFQRGPVGVISRSGTLTYEVVNQLTAAGFGQSTAIGMGGDPIIGMKYNDYLELLESDGDTEAVVIVGEIGGSDEQDAAAFVKEKITKPVVGYIVGRSAPPGKRMGHAGAIVEGASGTAAAKVEVLRDHGIPVADTVEHIVKLISEKLGG
- a CDS encoding fumarate hydratase; this translates as MREIDVASVIKAVKDLSISTNIYLGDDVKNALREALKKEESPLGREILQVILENHEISEREKMPICQDTGVAIVFLEVGQEVHFIGGALEDAINEGVRQGYAEGYLRKSIVDDPVLKRKNTNDNTPAIIYTRIVPGDKVRIQFAPKGGGAENMSEVRMMTAAHGIEGVKDFVVDRVSRSGGNPCPPIVVGVGIGGSFERCAMLAKEALFRTIGEPNPDPEFNEVEKELLRRINNLGIGPQGLGGRTTALAVHIKTVPCHIASMPVAVNIQCHVSRHGETII
- the gltX gene encoding glutamate--tRNA ligase codes for the protein MTVQEVRTRLAPSPTGDPHVGTAYQALFGYVWARKNNGSFILRIEDTDRERSSPEYEKSIIDSLRWLGLEWDEGPEIGGQFGPYRQSERLEIYQEYINRLVAEGYAYPCFCTKERLAELRKDCQKSGAGSGYDRKCRAIPPEEATRRIEAGENFVVRMKVPLEGKCVFVDLLRGKIEKDWESIDDQVIMKADGYPTYHLAVVVDDHLMKISHIIRGEEWINSVPKHVLLYQYFGWEPPVYCHLPLLRNKDKSKLSKRKNPVSIEWYRKNGILPEALLNFIGMLGWHLSDDKEKFSVEEMIENFRLEDISLGGPVFDLDKLLWLNGKYIREDFTTEQLLERLVEWGLNRDHFRKILEISKGRLNALSDWGEMTSHFFCGKVPLSAEDLILKDLSETQSCEILQIVLWELEGMLSFSKECIYESFKKVADKLDIKMKHLTQPFYVAMSGKKVSTPLFDTMEILGSDMSRMRIRYAIDEMGGLSKKAMKKLEKRYQEEFRNN
- a CDS encoding DUF4372 domain-containing protein, which gives rise to MIRNLSFFSQVLQQLSRNIFSGHVKRCKTERNAKGFTSWTHLVSMLFCHLARAESLREICNGLAGMANKVYEFHLKRMFLYYDYVQIQLSFRSILN